A region of Methanomicrobium sp. W14 DNA encodes the following proteins:
- a CDS encoding FprA family A-type flavoprotein: protein MAVREICKNVYSVGVIDWDRQIFDELLPLPEGTTYNAYLVVGSEKTVLIDSVDPEFEEEFITNLARSNVSKIDYVIVNHAEQDHSGSLPVFLELFPGSKIITSEKCKDLLASFHNIPDSRMIVVGDGETLSLGDKTLEFLITPWVHWPDTMITYLKEDGIMFTCDLFGAHYATGSLFVDDRISHYILAKRYFAEILMPFRHKVAEYLDRLSGYEFGIIAPSHGPVYNDKEYILDAYRDWSSDNVKNRVIIPYISMHGSTRKMVMYLTESLISKGVSVRPYDLGKVDTGLLAMDLIDAATIIIATPTVLFGPHPKVANLAFLSSILKPKAKLLGIIGSYGWGGKTVKDLEDMVHKLNVEILEPVYIKGAPAEKDFEALDRLSDEILNKHREYKII from the coding sequence ATGGCAGTAAGAGAGATCTGTAAAAATGTGTATTCTGTAGGTGTTATTGACTGGGACAGGCAGATATTTGACGAACTTCTCCCTCTCCCGGAGGGAACCACCTATAACGCGTATCTTGTCGTTGGAAGTGAAAAAACTGTCCTTATAGACAGTGTGGACCCTGAATTTGAGGAGGAATTTATTACAAATCTTGCCCGTTCGAATGTGTCAAAAATTGACTACGTTATAGTCAACCATGCAGAACAGGACCATTCCGGGTCACTTCCGGTCTTTCTTGAACTTTTCCCGGGCTCTAAAATTATAACATCCGAGAAATGCAAAGACCTCCTGGCAAGTTTTCATAATATTCCGGATTCAAGGATGATTGTCGTAGGCGACGGTGAAACCCTTAGTCTTGGGGATAAAACTCTTGAGTTTTTGATAACACCATGGGTTCACTGGCCGGATACTATGATTACGTACCTGAAAGAGGACGGTATTATGTTTACATGTGACCTTTTTGGTGCACACTATGCAACGGGAAGTCTTTTTGTGGACGACAGAATTTCTCACTATATTCTTGCAAAAAGATATTTCGCCGAAATACTGATGCCATTCAGGCATAAAGTGGCAGAATACCTTGACAGGCTTTCAGGGTATGAGTTTGGAATAATCGCCCCCAGTCACGGCCCTGTGTATAACGACAAGGAATATATACTGGACGCTTATCGTGACTGGAGTTCTGACAACGTAAAAAACCGCGTGATAATTCCTTATATCTCGATGCACGGAAGCACCAGAAAGATGGTTATGTACCTGACGGAATCACTTATCTCAAAAGGTGTATCTGTAAGACCTTATGATCTCGGAAAAGTCGATACAGGACTTCTTGCGATGGACCTCATTGATGCTGCAACGATAATTATTGCAACGCCGACTGTCCTTTTCGGTCCTCACCCTAAAGTTGCGAATCTTGCATTTCTTTCAAGCATTCTCAAGCCGAAAGCAAAACTCCTTGGAATAATAGGATCATACGGGTGGGGAGGCAAAACCGTAAAAGACCTTGAGGATATGGTTCACAAACTTAATGTTGAGATTCTGGAGCCTGTTTACATAAAAGGAGCACCTGCTGAAAAAGATTTTGAGGCTCTTGACAGACTGTCTGACGAAATCTTAAATAAGCATAGGGAATACAAAATCATTTGA
- a CDS encoding rubredoxin, translating into MSNKKMKCMICGHVYDPAKGEKGVEPGTAFEDLPDDWHCPVCGAGKSSFVEC; encoded by the coding sequence ATGAGCAATAAAAAAATGAAATGCATGATATGCGGACATGTTTATGATCCCGCAAAGGGTGAAAAGGGTGTTGAGCCCGGAACTGCTTTTGAAGACCTTCCTGACGACTGGCACTGCCCGGTCTGCGGGGCAGGCAAATCCAGTTTTGTTGAGTGTTGA
- a CDS encoding rubredoxin, with protein sequence MKVWKCKKCGYIYDERLGDSASGIAKGTAFEDLPDDWVCPRCGARKNKFEPIEIED encoded by the coding sequence ATGAAAGTATGGAAATGCAAAAAATGCGGATATATTTATGATGAACGCCTGGGTGATTCGGCATCGGGAATTGCTAAGGGAACTGCTTTTGAAGACCTTCCTGACGACTGGGTATGCCCGAGGTGCGGTGCCAGAAAGAACAAATTCGAGCCTATCGAAATAGAAGATTAA
- a CDS encoding DEAD/DEAH box helicase, with translation MKVIVSPQRGDYKLFFYDKHIVEAEGAVELAKTSKGFRPKNYRLRITGKRQLSHAPTKELISALRNSDVRLTCESKNFESFLNDLQINFGYVRACRMCILENRITPLKKKNAVKYGKEYICLQCAENELRREIGFLGKMGGISTSHLERLLEMYMDLDKVLSMVQPERIDLKNTIFDVLESHKVTKTTDIEELPLPRRFKEASGVKDLMPVQQLCVEAGLLEGKDQLVVAATASGKTFIGEMAGVKNQSEGRGNMLFLVPLVALANQKYSRFAKRYPFLCVSLQTGVSRINIPENKVNAKRTLKSNIIVGTYEGIDNILRRGRTIPNIGTVVIDEVQTLEDPERGHRLDGLISRLKYIAPHAQFLYLSATIGLPHLLAEKINANLVTYNERPVPLERHLIFLERKQKIEAIKRLVTQEYRNKSSKGYKGQSIVFTYSRARCHEIADAIGRQAEAYHAGLSAKEKRAIEEKFEKGEISAVITTAALAAGVDFPASQVIFDALAMGIKWLTVQDFSQMMGRAGRPDYHDLGKVVILAEPGGSYSHDTKLTEEEVAIGLLKGEMEEVAPVYDDEESSEEYISNAVVCRGDERGLMSMCSTMVGEMSDVYPQLKRKGYISLKDGKVVLSPFAKVMAEHFIGIERLERLRYLVKKVRSPVEIVAELECEKGCEKK, from the coding sequence ATGAAAGTAATTGTCAGCCCGCAGCGCGGCGATTATAAACTCTTTTTTTATGATAAGCATATTGTTGAAGCAGAAGGTGCGGTGGAACTTGCAAAGACATCCAAAGGCTTTCGGCCGAAAAACTACCGCCTTAGAATTACCGGCAAAAGACAGCTTTCGCATGCGCCTACAAAGGAGCTTATCTCAGCTTTGAGAAATTCCGATGTACGGTTAACGTGCGAGAGCAAAAATTTTGAGTCCTTTTTAAACGATCTGCAGATTAACTTTGGTTATGTCCGTGCCTGCCGTATGTGTATCCTCGAAAACAGGATAACTCCTCTGAAAAAGAAAAATGCTGTAAAATACGGAAAAGAGTATATCTGCCTTCAGTGCGCCGAAAATGAGCTCAGACGTGAGATTGGCTTTCTGGGCAAAATGGGCGGGATATCAACTTCTCATCTTGAGAGGCTTCTTGAGATGTACATGGACCTTGACAAAGTTTTGTCAATGGTTCAGCCTGAAAGAATAGATCTTAAAAATACTATATTTGACGTTTTGGAGTCGCATAAGGTCACAAAAACAACTGACATTGAAGAGCTTCCTCTTCCCAGGAGGTTCAAGGAAGCTTCAGGAGTAAAAGACCTGATGCCTGTTCAGCAGTTATGCGTTGAAGCAGGTCTTCTTGAGGGAAAGGATCAGCTTGTAGTTGCGGCAACAGCAAGCGGAAAGACGTTTATCGGTGAGATGGCCGGAGTGAAAAACCAGTCCGAGGGACGTGGCAACATGCTGTTTCTCGTTCCGCTTGTCGCTCTAGCAAACCAGAAATACAGCCGTTTTGCAAAGAGGTACCCATTCCTGTGTGTCTCTCTTCAGACTGGTGTTTCAAGAATAAACATTCCCGAAAACAAGGTTAACGCAAAGAGAACACTGAAATCAAATATTATTGTCGGGACATACGAAGGAATAGACAATATCCTGAGACGTGGGCGGACTATTCCAAATATAGGTACTGTTGTTATAGACGAAGTCCAGACGCTTGAAGACCCGGAACGTGGTCACAGGCTTGACGGTCTGATATCAAGACTGAAATACATTGCGCCTCACGCGCAGTTTCTCTACCTTAGCGCAACAATCGGCCTGCCGCATCTTCTTGCAGAAAAAATCAATGCAAATCTTGTCACATATAACGAAAGACCAGTCCCCCTCGAAAGGCACCTGATATTTCTTGAGAGGAAGCAGAAGATTGAGGCAATAAAAAGACTTGTCACACAGGAGTACAGGAACAAGTCTTCAAAAGGCTACAAAGGGCAGTCGATTGTTTTTACATATTCAAGGGCCAGATGCCACGAAATCGCTGATGCAATCGGAAGACAGGCAGAAGCCTACCATGCCGGTCTGAGTGCAAAAGAAAAAAGGGCTATCGAGGAAAAATTTGAAAAAGGTGAAATTTCAGCTGTTATTACAACTGCTGCACTTGCCGCCGGAGTTGATTTTCCTGCGTCGCAGGTCATATTCGACGCCCTTGCGATGGGAATCAAATGGCTTACGGTTCAGGACTTCAGCCAGATGATGGGGCGTGCCGGAAGGCCCGACTATCACGACCTTGGAAAGGTTGTAATACTGGCAGAACCCGGAGGAAGTTATTCGCACGATACAAAACTTACCGAAGAGGAAGTTGCAATAGGTCTTTTGAAAGGCGAGATGGAAGAAGTAGCGCCAGTCTATGATGACGAGGAGTCATCCGAAGAGTACATCTCAAATGCGGTTGTATGCAGGGGCGATGAAAGAGGGCTTATGTCCATGTGCTCTACAATGGTAGGTGAGATGTCTGATGTGTATCCTCAGCTTAAAAGGAAAGGGTATATCTCTTTAAAGGACGGGAAGGTCGTTTTATCGCCATTTGCAAAGGTTATGGCAGAGCATTTTATAGGAATCGAAAGACTTGAGAGGCTTCGTTACCTTGTAAAGAAAGTCAGAAGTCCTGTTGAGATTGTGGCAGAACTAGAGTGCGAGAAAGGTTGTGAAAAGAAATAG
- a CDS encoding MarR family transcriptional regulator encodes MKIKENDPLYIILRSKREATKFQILVEIAEHQPSVRQQEIAVKMGVTPQAVSEYIRELVDDEMVKSQGRGSYVITPKGVEWVINNAEALESYAKHITRDIVQQVSVWTAIADCNINAGDKVGVYMNKGFLHASYKEQSAEGTAVSGAKSGMDIGISNLEGIIDHSYGLIHVCKVPRIQRGGSEKVSPEILHDILEKVEFTGAVGIEADIAIKNAGKKPDIFFGAAEGVVEAAIHGLESAIVIVDEEFTDFLKRLESSGMRYVIHDLITS; translated from the coding sequence TTGAAAATAAAGGAGAATGATCCTCTCTATATAATTCTCAGGAGTAAAAGAGAGGCCACTAAGTTTCAGATTCTTGTAGAAATTGCAGAGCATCAGCCGTCAGTAAGACAGCAGGAGATTGCGGTTAAAATGGGCGTAACCCCTCAGGCTGTTTCCGAGTACATACGTGAACTTGTTGACGACGAGATGGTCAAGTCGCAGGGACGTGGAAGTTATGTTATCACCCCGAAGGGTGTGGAATGGGTAATCAATAACGCGGAAGCTCTTGAATCTTATGCAAAACATATTACAAGGGACATAGTGCAGCAGGTTTCCGTGTGGACTGCAATTGCCGACTGCAATATAAATGCCGGAGACAAAGTCGGAGTTTACATGAATAAGGGCTTTCTGCATGCTTCATACAAAGAACAGAGTGCCGAGGGAACTGCGGTTTCCGGTGCAAAGAGCGGGATGGACATCGGAATATCCAATCTTGAAGGAATAATTGATCATTCATACGGCCTTATTCATGTCTGCAAGGTTCCGCGTATACAAAGAGGCGGTTCTGAAAAGGTATCGCCTGAAATTCTTCATGACATTCTGGAAAAAGTGGAATTTACCGGAGCAGTAGGTATTGAGGCCGATATTGCAATAAAAAATGCAGGTAAAAAGCCTGATATATTCTTCGGTGCCGCTGAAGGGGTTGTAGAAGCCGCGATTCACGGGCTTGAGAGTGCAATAGTCATAGTTGATGAGGAGTTCACCGATTTTCTAAAACGGCTTGAATCGTCAGGTATGCGCTATGTCATTCATGATCTGATAACCTCATGA
- a CDS encoding ArsR family transcriptional regulator, with product MTGHIRIVNDPLDLVPLLITFNDSDFKQMYVLLSKNWMTEKELSEGYDESKVKDCLAILKKGNLVEEQWRMPKPGEKPSKEYKTTYSKFRANFQCTMEDLGDIINISISADESLRNLVDEVEKDVRAGNTSVNDLARKYEVSPVLIKGLAKRLPILDVKGQGLVFVENKGE from the coding sequence TTGACGGGGCATATTAGAATAGTAAATGATCCTTTGGATCTTGTTCCACTTCTGATTACTTTTAATGATTCGGACTTCAAGCAAATGTACGTTTTGCTCAGTAAAAACTGGATGACAGAAAAGGAGCTTTCAGAAGGATACGATGAGAGTAAAGTAAAAGACTGTCTTGCCATCCTTAAAAAGGGTAATCTGGTAGAAGAACAGTGGAGAATGCCAAAACCAGGTGAGAAACCTTCAAAGGAATATAAAACTACATACAGCAAGTTCCGTGCTAATTTTCAGTGTACGATGGAAGACCTTGGAGATATAATAAACATATCAATATCTGCAGACGAATCATTGAGAAATCTTGTTGACGAGGTTGAAAAGGATGTACGTGCGGGAAACACATCTGTGAATGATCTTGCAAGGAAATATGAGGTAAGTCCTGTTCTAATAAAAGGTCTTGCCAAACGCCTGCCGATTCTGGATGTAAAAGGACAGGGGTTGGTTTTTGTTGAAAATAAAGGAGAATGA
- the hypF gene encoding carbamoyltransferase HypF, giving the protein MRKNGQIIIKGIVQGVGFRPFVYSQAAKYQISGSVKNLGSEVRINAFGDKFEDFLSSLYAGTPLSKIDSITVTEAKEEAPKGFRIEKSSEGSLSGFIPQDVAICKECISDIFKKGGRYENYWATSCVNCGPRYSIIKEVPYDRERTTMDNFPMCPECSEEYSDPHSRRHHAQTIACEKCGPALSLLDKNGNNIQTADPIEKTACLLDSGKIVAIKGIGGFHIACCGESAPRLKQCLGRSEQALAIMAKEDFIQKIAEVSDSEKEILNSPEHPIVVLYKKKHDSYMDISNLDTIGCMLPYSGLHHLIFSKLKSPYLIMTSANAPGNPMVTETEEAILKLDRCVDFFLTHNRHIQNRCDDSVVREGYLIRLSRGYAPKRTAVDLGKKCILGAGPELYSNISVYKQGFCCTSPHIGNITNPSTLEYLEKTVENLKNLTGSKFDLIAHDLHPQFLSTRFAKTLAEKTGAKTFAVQHHKAHIAAAMQKNEACIGIALDGVGLGDDGTIWGGEIFAGDLCSLKRAAHLETVKMPGGDLATEFPERMLYGIMPTDDVKDLLFSRGWKENEIHILDRQIKTGFNVHMTSSAGRILDAASALLGICRRRTYEGEPAMKLEAAASGGKAENWDLEVSEKDGCFVLSTTDLLKKAYESTGRLSLPDIAASIQYNLAKNFAKIATDLAENYETKNVALSGGVCINHIIRETIKNEISKAGLKLIINREYPFGDGCISYGQCIYAGYNYDK; this is encoded by the coding sequence ATGCGAAAAAACGGTCAGATAATCATTAAAGGCATCGTTCAGGGGGTGGGGTTCAGACCTTTTGTATATTCTCAGGCTGCAAAATACCAGATATCCGGCAGCGTCAAAAACCTGGGTAGTGAAGTCAGGATAAACGCATTCGGGGACAAATTTGAGGACTTTCTGTCATCATTATATGCAGGGACACCCCTTTCAAAAATAGACAGCATAACAGTTACTGAGGCAAAAGAGGAGGCCCCAAAAGGCTTTCGCATAGAAAAAAGCTCTGAAGGGAGCCTTTCAGGTTTCATTCCCCAGGATGTTGCCATATGCAAAGAATGCATATCCGATATATTTAAAAAAGGAGGCAGATATGAAAACTACTGGGCTACGTCCTGCGTCAACTGCGGGCCAAGGTATAGCATAATAAAGGAGGTCCCTTATGACAGGGAAAGGACAACAATGGATAATTTCCCTATGTGCCCGGAGTGCTCTGAAGAATACTCGGACCCTCATTCAAGAAGGCACCATGCCCAGACAATAGCCTGCGAAAAATGCGGTCCTGCACTCTCCCTGCTTGATAAAAACGGAAATAATATCCAGACCGCAGACCCGATAGAAAAAACAGCATGCCTTCTTGATTCCGGAAAAATAGTTGCAATAAAAGGGATTGGGGGATTTCATATAGCATGCTGCGGCGAATCCGCCCCCAGATTAAAGCAATGCCTTGGGAGGTCAGAACAGGCTCTTGCAATAATGGCAAAAGAAGATTTTATCCAAAAGATTGCAGAAGTCAGTGATTCGGAAAAAGAAATTCTTAACAGCCCAGAACACCCGATAGTAGTGCTCTACAAAAAAAAGCATGACTCTTATATGGATATAAGCAACCTTGACACGATAGGGTGCATGCTTCCTTACAGCGGACTTCACCACCTTATTTTTTCAAAACTTAAAAGCCCGTATCTTATAATGACAAGCGCAAACGCACCTGGTAACCCCATGGTAACAGAGACGGAAGAGGCAATCCTAAAGCTTGACAGGTGCGTTGACTTCTTCCTGACGCACAACAGGCATATACAAAACCGCTGTGACGACTCAGTAGTAAGAGAGGGTTACCTTATAAGGCTTTCACGCGGGTATGCCCCTAAAAGAACGGCAGTCGACCTTGGGAAAAAATGTATTCTCGGTGCAGGCCCCGAACTATATTCCAACATTTCTGTATACAAGCAAGGGTTTTGCTGCACATCACCTCACATTGGAAACATTACAAACCCTTCAACACTTGAATACCTTGAAAAAACTGTTGAAAATCTTAAAAATCTGACCGGCTCAAAATTTGATCTGATAGCACATGACCTGCATCCGCAGTTCCTTTCAACCAGATTTGCAAAAACACTTGCAGAAAAAACAGGTGCCAAGACATTTGCAGTACAGCACCATAAGGCCCATATCGCAGCGGCAATGCAGAAAAACGAGGCATGTATAGGAATTGCGCTTGACGGAGTCGGCCTAGGCGATGACGGAACAATCTGGGGAGGCGAAATTTTTGCAGGTGATCTATGTTCTTTAAAACGGGCTGCTCACCTTGAGACTGTAAAAATGCCCGGCGGAGACCTTGCAACAGAATTCCCTGAAAGGATGCTTTACGGAATAATGCCCACAGACGACGTTAAAGACCTCCTTTTCTCGCGTGGATGGAAAGAAAACGAAATTCACATTCTTGACAGACAGATAAAGACAGGATTCAATGTTCATATGACAAGCAGTGCCGGAAGAATACTTGACGCTGCATCTGCTCTTCTTGGAATATGCCGCAGAAGAACATATGAGGGAGAGCCTGCGATGAAACTTGAAGCGGCCGCATCGGGTGGTAAAGCGGAAAACTGGGACTTAGAGGTATCAGAAAAAGACGGATGCTTCGTCTTATCTACAACCGACCTTCTGAAAAAGGCTTACGAAAGCACCGGCAGGCTTTCCCTGCCTGATATTGCTGCTTCAATCCAGTATAACCTTGCAAAAAATTTTGCAAAAATTGCAACAGATCTGGCTGAAAATTATGAAACCAAAAACGTCGCACTTTCAGGAGGAGTCTGCATAAATCACATAATAAGAGAGACAATAAAAAATGAAATCAGCAAAGCCGGCCTGAAACTTATTATCAACAGAGAATACCCGTTCGGAGACGGGTGCATATCCTATGGCCAGTGTATATACGCAGGATACAATTATGATAAATAA
- a CDS encoding response regulator yields MASSKILLMDDESPILDIMKLFLTRGGYNVVCSSTGSQALDIFSKNYDSGDKFDMAILDVSVPGDVGAKEIVGPMREIDSDIKVIITSGDSAQGAMDKPKEYGFCGALKKPFRSENLLNIVREALS; encoded by the coding sequence ATGGCAAGCTCAAAAATTCTTTTGATGGATGACGAATCACCGATTCTTGATATAATGAAGTTGTTTCTGACAAGAGGCGGTTATAATGTCGTATGTTCAAGTACAGGTTCGCAGGCGCTTGATATATTTAGTAAAAACTACGATTCGGGAGATAAATTTGACATGGCGATACTGGATGTATCAGTGCCTGGTGATGTCGGCGCAAAGGAAATAGTGGGTCCTATGAGAGAAATAGACTCTGATATTAAAGTAATTATCACAAGCGGAGATTCAGCTCAGGGTGCGATGGACAAACCAAAAGAATACGGATTTTGCGGTGCTCTTAAAAAACCGTTCCGTTCTGAAAATCTGCTGAATATTGTCAGGGAAGCACTAAGTTAA
- a CDS encoding PEGA domain-containing protein, with protein MKKVIAMIMFFGLLVSLAPVAAVAATVGGDEAWFNIHCNVDGASVYFDSDYKGETYSNILTVPVYTTATPYKTITVEKNGYGTWSQDISGYPAAGETQDIYATLNPVPTPLPTLIGGDVGYYTVYCNVDGASVYFNDDYKGVTSNGELTVQVYTTATPYTTYTVKKDGYTSFTSQITDYPSEGDTVKLHATLTPETTPTSTPISVLTVISGLFIAVLGFAVFSRKN; from the coding sequence ATGAAAAAAGTAATAGCAATGATAATGTTCTTCGGGCTGCTTGTTTCTTTGGCACCTGTTGCTGCTGTTGCAGCAACGGTCGGGGGAGACGAAGCATGGTTTAACATTCACTGCAATGTTGACGGTGCATCAGTTTATTTTGACAGTGATTACAAGGGAGAGACGTATTCAAATATCCTCACCGTGCCCGTTTACACGACAGCAACGCCATACAAGACCATAACCGTTGAAAAGAACGGATACGGGACTTGGAGCCAGGATATTTCAGGGTACCCTGCAGCTGGAGAGACACAGGACATTTATGCAACTTTAAACCCTGTCCCCACTCCGTTGCCTACTCTTATCGGCGGTGACGTGGGTTATTATACTGTATACTGCAATGTTGACGGCGCATCAGTCTACTTCAATGACGACTACAAAGGTGTGACTTCAAACGGTGAACTTACAGTGCAGGTATATACGACAGCAACGCCTTATACAACCTATACTGTCAAAAAAGATGGTTATACGTCGTTTACTTCCCAGATAACAGACTATCCTTCAGAAGGTGACACCGTTAAGCTTCACGCAACGCTTACGCCTGAAACAACCCCGACATCAACACCTATTTCTGTTCTGACGGTAATTTCCGGACTGTTTATTGCAGTGCTGGGATTTGCAGTGTTTTCAAGGAAAAACTAA
- the rpl12p gene encoding 50S ribosomal protein P1: MEYIYAALILHSAGKEITEEAVTKVMTAAGIAVDDSRVKALIAALDGVDIAEAIEKSAVAAAPVAAAAASAAAPAEAAAEEEDKEKEKEEEEESGMAGLGALFG, translated from the coding sequence ATGGAGTACATCTACGCAGCACTTATTCTGCACAGCGCAGGAAAGGAAATAACAGAAGAAGCAGTCACAAAAGTTATGACTGCAGCAGGTATCGCAGTTGACGACAGCCGTGTCAAGGCACTTATTGCAGCTCTTGACGGAGTTGACATAGCTGAGGCAATAGAGAAATCAGCAGTTGCAGCCGCACCTGTTGCGGCAGCAGCGGCTTCAGCGGCAGCTCCTGCAGAGGCAGCAGCCGAGGAAGAGGACAAGGAAAAGGAGAAAGAAGAAGAGGAAGAGAGCGGCATGGCCGGTCTCGGAGCACTCTTTGGATAA
- a CDS encoding 50S ribosomal protein L10 translates to MVLYTHHLPQWKRDEVEEIIRFSKEYKLTGLVDLHGIPASQLQQMRRNLRGLAVLKMTRNTLIEHAFSELGGEIGKTAGYIDGQSAMIYTNENPFKLYRKLQDTMTKMVAKPGDTAPEDVVISKGPTAFPPGPIVGTLQQAGIPAAIESGKVVIRETKTVVKAGEEINEKMADVLSKLDIRPIDVGLSLQIAFYDGTFFEPGTLAIDETEYFNNIILAAQQAFNLSVNAAYPTATTAGAIIGKAVREAKNLAVEAAIYEKDVVELIIGRAQRESLAVKSLVE, encoded by the coding sequence ATGGTATTGTATACACATCACCTCCCGCAGTGGAAAAGGGATGAAGTAGAGGAGATCATCAGGTTCTCAAAGGAGTACAAGCTTACGGGTCTTGTTGACCTGCACGGTATTCCGGCAAGTCAGCTTCAGCAGATGCGCCGCAATCTTCGCGGTTTGGCAGTGCTCAAGATGACAAGGAACACTCTTATTGAGCATGCATTCTCCGAGCTCGGAGGAGAGATCGGAAAAACCGCCGGATATATTGACGGTCAGAGTGCGATGATCTATACAAACGAAAATCCGTTTAAACTCTACAGAAAGCTTCAGGATACCATGACAAAGATGGTGGCAAAACCCGGTGATACAGCGCCGGAGGATGTCGTTATCTCCAAAGGTCCTACAGCGTTTCCGCCGGGACCTATTGTCGGTACACTGCAGCAGGCAGGAATTCCGGCTGCCATTGAAAGCGGCAAGGTAGTAATTCGCGAAACGAAAACCGTAGTAAAAGCAGGTGAAGAGATCAATGAAAAGATGGCTGATGTTCTGTCCAAGCTTGACATCAGACCTATAGACGTAGGTCTCAGTCTTCAGATTGCATTTTACGACGGAACGTTCTTCGAGCCGGGCACGCTGGCAATTGATGAGACGGAGTACTTCAACAATATTATTCTCGCAGCACAGCAGGCATTTAACCTGTCTGTCAATGCAGCATATCCGACTGCTACAACTGCCGGTGCGATTATCGGCAAGGCAGTTCGTGAAGCCAAGAACCTGGCAGTTGAAGCGGCAATCTATGAGAAGGATGTTGTTGAATTGATTATAGGACGTGCACAGAGAGAATCACTCGCAGTGAAATCGCTTGTCGAGTAA